One region of Natronorubrum aibiense genomic DNA includes:
- a CDS encoding aldo/keto reductase, with translation MGSESADTVAPETCPTANGMPMLGLGTWQNEDPEQCAESVRTALETGYRHIDTAQIYENEAAVGEGIAAADVDRNDIFLATKIWISNLESEDVLETARESLDRLGVEYVDLLYVHWPARTYDPEDTLEAFSQLYEEGLIENVGVSNFQPEQLEEAIETCDVPILANQVELHPMLPQEVLQETCEQHDVELVAYSPLARGDVFDQSEIQEIAEKHDASEAQVSLAWLREKGITAIPKATSEAHIQDNWASLALELDEEDVEAIDSIGARSRKVDPDFAPWN, from the coding sequence ATGGGATCAGAATCGGCCGATACTGTTGCTCCAGAAACGTGTCCAACCGCAAACGGAATGCCGATGCTCGGCCTCGGCACCTGGCAGAACGAAGACCCCGAGCAGTGTGCCGAAAGCGTTCGGACGGCCCTCGAAACGGGATATCGACACATCGACACCGCCCAGATCTACGAGAACGAAGCCGCCGTCGGCGAGGGGATCGCCGCCGCCGACGTCGACCGCAACGACATCTTCCTCGCGACCAAGATCTGGATCTCGAACCTCGAGTCCGAGGATGTCCTCGAGACGGCTCGCGAGAGCCTCGACCGACTCGGCGTCGAGTACGTCGACCTGCTGTACGTCCACTGGCCGGCCCGAACGTACGACCCCGAGGACACCCTCGAAGCCTTCTCCCAGCTGTACGAGGAGGGCCTGATCGAGAACGTCGGCGTGAGCAACTTCCAGCCCGAGCAACTCGAGGAAGCCATCGAAACCTGCGACGTCCCGATTCTGGCGAATCAGGTCGAACTACACCCGATGTTGCCCCAGGAGGTGCTTCAAGAGACGTGTGAACAGCACGACGTCGAACTGGTTGCCTACTCCCCGCTGGCTCGTGGCGATGTGTTCGACCAGTCCGAGATACAGGAGATCGCGGAGAAACACGATGCAAGCGAGGCACAGGTCAGCCTCGCCTGGCTCCGTGAGAAGGGTATTACCGCGATTCCGAAAGCGACCAGCGAGGCACACATTCAGGACAACTGGGCGTCACTGGCACTCGAGCTAGACGAGGAAGACGTCGAAGCGATCGACAGCATCGGAGCGCGGAGTCGGAAAGTCGATCCCGACTTCGCGCCGTGGAACTGA
- a CDS encoding trimeric intracellular cation channel family protein, with protein MNTIGLVAFALVGATKAIREEFDLFGIAVVGLATAFAGGITRDLLVNRLPLALRSLGEISLGVLGISLAIGLYHALESPDDHPITLVSDAVGLAAFTTAGAIVATETGVSGFGVVAIGTINAVGGGALADVLLDRAPFILFEDFYASCAVLGAATYWLVGTLSATGSTAAAMCAAVTVGTRLVAVTYGWRLPTAQTLESIGGDVGKQ; from the coding sequence ATGAACACGATCGGGCTGGTCGCGTTCGCGCTCGTCGGTGCGACCAAGGCGATTCGGGAGGAGTTCGACCTGTTCGGGATCGCCGTCGTCGGACTAGCGACGGCGTTTGCGGGCGGCATCACGCGGGACCTGCTCGTCAACCGGCTCCCGCTGGCGCTTCGATCGCTGGGTGAGATCAGCCTCGGCGTGCTCGGCATTAGTCTGGCGATCGGCCTCTACCACGCCCTCGAGTCGCCGGACGATCACCCGATCACGCTGGTTTCCGACGCCGTCGGCCTCGCCGCGTTCACGACGGCTGGTGCCATCGTCGCGACCGAAACCGGCGTGTCGGGCTTTGGCGTCGTCGCGATTGGGACGATCAACGCCGTCGGCGGCGGCGCACTCGCGGACGTGCTACTGGACCGCGCGCCGTTCATCCTGTTCGAGGACTTCTACGCGAGCTGTGCGGTGTTGGGAGCTGCCACCTACTGGCTGGTCGGGACGCTCAGTGCGACCGGCAGCACCGCCGCGGCGATGTGTGCGGCCGTCACGGTCGGAACGCGACTGGTTGCCGTCACCTACGGCTGGCGGCTCCCGACGGCCCAGACGCTCGAGTCGATCGGTGGCGACGTCGGCAAGCAGTAG
- a CDS encoding proteasome assembly chaperone family protein gives MTGLCTQGPEPDLEEPTLVEGFPGVGLVGKIATDYLIDQLEMRYYASVDCEGLPRIGVYRSGDRTARPPVRLYVSDERDLLALQSDVPIVAAAVNNVADCVTQWVVDHDATPLYLSGLPAERETKPDLYGIATGSVGETLATHGISPPPEDGVITGPTGALINRAAHREHDSYGIVVECSPQFPDPEAASVLLEEAVAPIADISIDTDELLERDAEIKEQREQFAQQMRAIAQEESSQAQPLRMYQ, from the coding sequence ATGACTGGCCTTTGCACACAGGGACCCGAACCGGACCTCGAGGAGCCGACGCTCGTCGAAGGCTTCCCCGGCGTGGGACTCGTCGGCAAGATTGCGACCGACTACCTCATCGACCAACTCGAGATGCGCTACTACGCGAGCGTCGACTGCGAGGGACTGCCTCGAATCGGCGTCTACCGCAGCGGTGACCGAACCGCTCGCCCGCCGGTTCGCCTCTACGTCAGCGACGAACGCGACCTGCTAGCCCTCCAGAGTGACGTGCCGATCGTCGCCGCCGCAGTCAACAACGTCGCCGACTGCGTGACACAGTGGGTCGTCGATCACGACGCGACGCCGCTCTATCTCAGCGGCCTCCCCGCGGAGCGCGAGACGAAACCGGATCTCTACGGGATCGCGACCGGCTCCGTCGGCGAGACGCTCGCGACCCATGGCATCTCTCCGCCGCCCGAAGACGGCGTCATCACCGGCCCGACCGGGGCGTTGATCAACCGTGCAGCCCACCGCGAACACGACAGCTACGGCATCGTCGTCGAGTGCAGTCCCCAGTTTCCCGATCCCGAAGCCGCGAGCGTGCTCCTAGAGGAGGCCGTCGCCCCGATCGCCGACATCTCGATCGACACGGACGAGCTCCTCGAGCGAGACGCGGAGATCAAAGAACAACGCGAGCAGTTCGCCCAGCAGATGCGGGCGATCGCCCAAGAGGAGAGTTCGCAGGCTCAGCCGTTGCGGATGTATCAGTAG
- a CDS encoding RsmB/NOP family class I SAM-dependent RNA methyltransferase, giving the protein MEPFERYRSIIDDFDAFLAACERPLGNAVRINTIKGSVERTLEALDENGVAYEQADWNPRVLRLETDSPGSTWTSFHGLTHGQEEVSAVPPVVLDPQPGDRVWDSCAAPGGKATQFAALMDDRGTVVANDNNLGRISALRFNAERLGATSLAVTNADARTYSLKRFSFDEFDRALVDAPCSCEGTIRKNPDALDNWNEGHISSVSGIQKGILRRAVQATREGGTVVYSTCTFAPEENEAVVQHALDTESCRVVDFDLGLEHSPGLSEWDGETFDSSLERAARIYPHQNDTGGFFVAKLEVTAE; this is encoded by the coding sequence ATGGAGCCATTCGAGCGGTATCGATCAATTATCGACGATTTCGACGCGTTTCTCGCCGCCTGCGAGCGACCGCTCGGCAACGCCGTCCGCATCAACACGATCAAAGGGTCCGTCGAGCGAACGCTCGAGGCTCTCGATGAGAACGGTGTCGCCTACGAACAGGCCGACTGGAACCCGCGCGTATTGCGCCTCGAGACGGACTCACCGGGCTCGACGTGGACGTCGTTTCACGGCCTTACCCACGGGCAAGAGGAGGTGTCGGCGGTCCCGCCGGTCGTCCTTGACCCCCAGCCCGGTGACCGTGTCTGGGATAGCTGTGCCGCACCGGGCGGGAAAGCGACCCAGTTCGCCGCGCTGATGGACGACCGCGGGACCGTCGTCGCAAACGACAACAACCTCGGCCGGATCTCGGCGCTGCGGTTCAACGCCGAGCGCCTCGGCGCGACGAGTCTCGCCGTGACCAACGCTGACGCCCGAACCTACTCGCTCAAGCGTTTTTCCTTCGACGAGTTCGATCGAGCGCTCGTCGACGCCCCCTGTTCCTGCGAGGGGACGATCCGGAAGAATCCCGATGCGCTCGACAACTGGAACGAAGGCCACATCAGCTCCGTCTCGGGCATCCAGAAAGGAATCCTCCGGCGGGCTGTCCAAGCCACACGCGAGGGTGGCACCGTCGTCTACTCGACGTGTACGTTCGCGCCCGAGGAGAACGAGGCCGTCGTCCAGCACGCACTGGACACCGAGTCCTGTCGCGTCGTCGACTTCGACCTTGGCCTCGAGCACTCACCGGGACTGTCCGAGTGGGACGGCGAGACGTTCGACTCGAGTCTCGAGCGCGCCGCTAGAATCTACCCCCACCAGAACGACACCGGCGGCTTCTTCGTTGCGAAGTTGGAGGTGACCGCCGAATGA
- a CDS encoding DUF7122 family protein produces the protein MSDNDGQRFDRLPATAAERSVEGRASREEVIDYFEDRFGIASETFADYTFWEKGAGKIWIYAGEAPTPIEIEAIGMTCLRTRQEHWKPTTDFAQRFGQYATDCVIELDREQARAFAAGEDQDLEWWDGDWGYLIAAHELAGDLKPLGIGLYVHGELRSMVPKGRQRDI, from the coding sequence ATGAGCGACAACGACGGGCAGCGATTCGACCGACTCCCCGCGACGGCAGCGGAGCGATCCGTCGAGGGCCGAGCCAGCCGCGAGGAAGTGATCGACTACTTCGAGGACCGGTTCGGGATCGCGTCCGAGACGTTCGCGGACTACACGTTCTGGGAGAAAGGGGCCGGCAAGATCTGGATCTACGCGGGCGAGGCACCGACGCCGATCGAGATCGAAGCGATCGGAATGACCTGCCTCCGAACGCGACAGGAACACTGGAAGCCGACGACGGACTTCGCCCAGCGCTTCGGCCAGTACGCCACCGACTGCGTGATCGAACTCGACCGCGAGCAGGCGCGAGCGTTCGCAGCCGGCGAGGATCAGGATCTCGAGTGGTGGGACGGTGACTGGGGATACCTCATCGCTGCGCACGAGCTTGCAGGCGACCTCAAGCCGCTCGGGATCGGTCTGTACGTCCACGGTGAACTGCGCTCGATGGTGCCGAAGGGGCGCCAGCGAGACATCTGA